A section of the Mycobacterium sp. 3519A genome encodes:
- a CDS encoding cold-shock protein gives MPQGTVKWFNAEKGFGFIAPEDGSADVFVHYTEIQGSGFRTLEENQKVEFEVGQSPKGPQATGVRAV, from the coding sequence ATGCCACAGGGAACTGTGAAGTGGTTCAACGCGGAGAAGGGCTTCGGCTTTATCGCCCCGGAGGACGGCTCTGCGGACGTGTTCGTTCATTACACGGAGATTCAGGGCAGCGGATTCCGCACCCTGGAGGAGAACCAGAAGGTTGAGTTCGAAGTAGGCCAAAGCCCCAAGGGGCCGCAGGCCACGGGTGTTCGGGCCGTCTGA
- a CDS encoding adenylate/guanylate cyclase domain-containing protein gives MTSDAIPIGRISAFVRWAARTPWPVFTLGMLQSDIIGALFVLGFLRFGLPPEDRIQLQDLPAFNLAVFLGYLFLSFTVGSYLSLRLLIPVMRWQRRDTLLGDSDPTSTELARARALKMPFYRTVISVTNWCLGSIVFIVASWPVASKSAPVVAVATGLGATATAIIGYLQSERVLRPVAVAALRGGVPENFRAPGVIQRQVLTWVLSTAVPVLAIVLALVASKFQILTASADRLTTPILLLAIAALVIGLFGTVLVAMSIADPLRQLRWALGEVQRGNYNAHMQIYDASELGLLQAGFNDMVRDLAERQRLRDLFGRYVGEDVARRALERGTELGGQERDAAVLFVDLVGSTHLASTIPASEVVNLLNEFFRVVVDTVNRHGGFVNKFQGDAALCIFGAPIEHPDACGAALAASRELHDELITVLGETEFGIGVSAGRAIAGHIGAQARFEYTVIGDPVNEAARLTELAKLEPGHVLASAIAVSGALDAEALCWDVGEIVELRGRTVPTQLARPLNLVSPNAADDVDEVSSDAR, from the coding sequence GTGACCTCCGATGCCATCCCGATTGGGCGAATCAGCGCATTCGTCCGCTGGGCGGCGCGCACGCCGTGGCCGGTGTTCACCCTGGGCATGCTGCAGAGCGACATCATCGGCGCGCTGTTCGTGCTCGGCTTCCTGCGCTTCGGCCTGCCGCCCGAGGACCGGATCCAACTTCAGGACCTGCCCGCCTTCAACCTGGCGGTGTTCCTGGGCTACCTGTTCTTGTCGTTCACCGTCGGCTCCTACCTGAGCCTGCGGCTGCTCATCCCGGTGATGCGGTGGCAACGCCGCGACACCCTGCTCGGCGACTCCGACCCCACCAGCACCGAACTGGCACGGGCCCGCGCGCTGAAGATGCCCTTCTACCGGACCGTCATCAGCGTCACCAACTGGTGCCTGGGCTCGATCGTCTTCATCGTCGCCAGCTGGCCGGTGGCCAGCAAGTCGGCGCCGGTCGTCGCCGTCGCCACCGGCCTCGGCGCCACCGCGACGGCGATCATCGGCTACCTACAGTCCGAACGCGTGCTGCGGCCCGTTGCCGTGGCGGCCCTACGCGGCGGGGTGCCGGAGAACTTCCGCGCACCGGGCGTCATCCAGCGCCAGGTGCTCACCTGGGTGTTGTCCACCGCCGTTCCGGTGCTGGCCATCGTGCTCGCGTTGGTGGCCAGCAAGTTCCAGATCCTCACCGCATCCGCCGACCGCCTCACCACGCCGATCCTGCTGCTGGCCATCGCCGCATTGGTGATCGGCCTGTTCGGCACCGTCCTGGTGGCCATGTCCATCGCCGACCCGCTGCGCCAATTGCGTTGGGCGCTGGGCGAAGTGCAGCGCGGTAACTACAACGCGCACATGCAGATCTACGACGCCAGCGAGCTCGGTTTGCTGCAGGCCGGCTTCAACGACATGGTCCGCGACCTGGCCGAGCGGCAACGGCTGCGCGACCTGTTCGGCCGCTACGTCGGTGAAGACGTGGCCCGCCGCGCCCTGGAGCGCGGTACCGAACTCGGCGGCCAGGAGCGCGACGCCGCCGTGCTTTTCGTCGACCTGGTCGGCTCCACCCACCTCGCGTCCACCATCCCGGCATCCGAAGTGGTCAACCTGCTCAACGAGTTCTTCCGCGTCGTCGTCGACACCGTCAACCGGCACGGCGGCTTCGTCAACAAGTTCCAGGGCGACGCGGCGCTCTGCATCTTCGGCGCGCCCATCGAACATCCCGACGCTTGCGGCGCCGCACTGGCCGCATCGCGCGAACTGCACGACGAACTCATCACCGTCCTCGGCGAGACCGAATTCGGCATCGGCGTCTCGGCTGGCCGTGCCATCGCCGGCCACATCGGCGCACAGGCGCGCTTCGAGTACACCGTGATCGGCGACCCGGTGAACGAGGCCGCCCGACTCACCGAGTTGGCCAAGCTCGAACCCGGCCACGTGCTCGCGTCGGCCATCGCCGTGAGCGGGGCGCTCGACGCCGAGGCGCTGTGCTGGGACGTCGGCGAGATCGTCGAACTTCGCGGCCGCACCGTGCCCACGCAGTTGGCCCGACCACTGAACCTGGTGTCGCCCAACGCAGCCGACGACGTCGACGAGGTCTCCAGCGACGCGCGCTAG
- a CDS encoding DEAD/DEAH box helicase, which translates to MSNPSSDFGRALLACAIEGTAPDEQPLRHVADLPARRGQPRAWPQWADPDVVRAFVDRGIETLWSHQLAAANFARDGRHVVLSTGTASGKSLAYQLPILTALKENSRARALYLSPTKALGHDQLRTAVALTEAVPGLADVAPSSYDGDSPSEVRRFARERSRWIFSNPDMIHLSLLRNHARWAVFLRNLQFIVVDECHYYRGIFGSNVAMVLRRLLRLCTRYSATSSMPTVIFASATTSQPAATASELIGQAVAEVTDDGSPHGARTVALWEPALREDIFGENGAPVRRSAGAEAARVMADLIAEGARTLTFVRSRRGAELTALGARARLEDVAPDLADRVASYRAGYLAEDRRVLERKLADGELRGMATTNALELGVDIAGLDAVVLAGFPGTVASFWQQAGRSGRRGQSALIVLIARDDPLDTYLVHHPAALLDKPIERVVIDPGNPYVLGPQLLCAAAELPLTEAEVRMWNAEAVAETLVDDGLLRRRPSGYFPAPGIDPHPAVDIRGSSGGQIAILEADTGRLLGSAGVGQAPASVHPGAVYLHQGESYVVDSLDFEDGVAFVHAEDPGYTTFARELTDIVVTGPGERNTYGPVTVGVVPVSVTNTVIGYLRRRLDGEVIDFVELDMPTRTLDTMAVMCTITPEALQHNGIELLQVPGALHAAEHAAIGLLPLVASCDRGDIGGLSTAVGPVGELPTIFVYDGYPGGAGFADRGFRKIDTWWAATAAAIEACECPLGCPSCVQSPKCGNGNDPLDKAGAVRVLRLVLDELHRPRL; encoded by the coding sequence GTGTCAAATCCGAGCTCGGATTTCGGGCGCGCTCTGCTCGCCTGTGCGATCGAGGGCACGGCTCCCGATGAACAACCGTTACGGCACGTCGCAGACCTGCCGGCACGTCGGGGACAACCCCGGGCGTGGCCGCAGTGGGCCGACCCAGATGTCGTGCGGGCGTTCGTTGATCGGGGTATCGAGACGCTCTGGTCGCATCAACTCGCCGCGGCGAATTTTGCGCGCGACGGACGGCATGTCGTGCTCAGCACCGGCACCGCGTCGGGTAAATCGTTGGCCTACCAATTGCCGATATTGACGGCGCTGAAAGAAAACTCGCGCGCGCGGGCGCTTTATCTGTCGCCGACGAAAGCGCTCGGCCACGACCAATTACGGACGGCGGTGGCACTCACCGAAGCCGTCCCGGGATTAGCGGATGTCGCACCGAGTTCGTATGACGGCGACAGTCCCAGCGAGGTGCGGCGTTTCGCCCGCGAACGGTCGCGGTGGATTTTCTCCAACCCGGACATGATCCATTTGTCGCTGCTCCGCAACCACGCGCGGTGGGCGGTGTTCCTGCGCAACCTCCAATTCATAGTCGTCGACGAATGTCATTACTACCGCGGTATTTTCGGTTCCAACGTGGCGATGGTGCTGCGGCGCCTGCTGCGGCTGTGCACGCGGTATTCGGCCACCTCCTCGATGCCGACGGTGATCTTCGCCAGCGCCACCACATCGCAGCCCGCGGCCACCGCGTCGGAGCTCATCGGGCAGGCCGTCGCGGAGGTCACCGACGACGGTTCGCCGCACGGCGCACGCACGGTCGCGCTGTGGGAGCCCGCGTTGCGCGAGGACATCTTCGGTGAGAACGGCGCGCCGGTGCGACGTTCGGCCGGCGCCGAGGCCGCGCGGGTGATGGCCGATCTAATCGCCGAGGGCGCAAGGACGTTGACGTTCGTGCGTTCGCGGCGTGGCGCGGAGTTGACCGCATTGGGTGCGCGCGCCCGACTCGAGGACGTCGCTCCCGACCTCGCCGACCGGGTGGCGTCCTACCGCGCCGGCTATCTGGCCGAGGACCGCCGCGTGCTGGAACGCAAACTGGCCGACGGGGAATTGCGGGGCATGGCCACCACGAATGCCCTGGAATTGGGCGTGGACATCGCCGGTCTGGATGCGGTGGTGCTGGCGGGCTTTCCCGGTACGGTCGCATCGTTCTGGCAGCAGGCCGGCCGCTCCGGACGGCGCGGACAGAGCGCGTTGATCGTGCTGATCGCCCGCGACGACCCGCTCGACACCTATCTCGTCCATCACCCCGCTGCGCTGCTGGACAAGCCGATCGAGCGTGTGGTCATCGATCCGGGTAACCCGTATGTGCTTGGCCCACAACTGCTTTGCGCCGCAGCTGAACTGCCGCTGACCGAGGCCGAAGTGCGCATGTGGAACGCCGAGGCAGTGGCGGAGACACTCGTCGACGACGGTCTGCTGCGTCGCAGGCCCAGCGGCTACTTCCCCGCGCCGGGCATCGATCCGCATCCCGCGGTGGACATCCGCGGTTCGTCGGGCGGCCAGATCGCGATCCTGGAGGCCGACACCGGCCGACTGCTCGGCAGTGCCGGCGTCGGCCAGGCGCCTGCCTCGGTCCATCCCGGTGCGGTGTATTTGCATCAGGGTGAGAGTTATGTCGTCGACTCCCTGGATTTCGAGGACGGGGTGGCGTTCGTCCACGCCGAGGACCCCGGCTACACGACGTTCGCGCGCGAACTCACCGACATCGTCGTCACCGGACCGGGTGAGCGAAATACGTACGGCCCGGTGACAGTTGGCGTCGTGCCGGTATCGGTGACCAATACCGTCATCGGCTATCTGCGCCGTCGCCTGGACGGTGAGGTGATCGACTTCGTCGAACTCGACATGCCCACCCGCACCCTGGACACCATGGCGGTGATGTGCACCATCACCCCGGAGGCGTTGCAGCACAATGGGATCGAGTTGCTGCAAGTCCCGGGGGCGCTGCACGCCGCTGAACACGCGGCGATCGGCCTGCTGCCGTTGGTCGCCAGCTGCGATCGCGGCGACATCGGCGGATTGTCGACGGCGGTGGGTCCGGTGGGAGAGCTTCCGACGATCTTCGTCTATGACGGCTATCCGGGTGGCGCGGGCTTCGCCGACCGCGGGTTCCGCAAGATCGACACGTGGTGGGCGGCGACGGCGGCGGCAATCGAGGCATGTGAATGCCCGTTGGGCTGCCCATCGTGTGTTCAGTCGCCGAAGTGTGGCAACGGCAACGACCCGCTCGACAAGGCGGGCGCAGTGCGGGTCCTGCGCCTGGTGCTCGACGAACTGCACCGACCCCGGCTATGA
- the topA gene encoding type I DNA topoisomerase translates to MAEGDRGSGRNGSVRRLVIVESPTKARKIAGYLGSNYIVESSRGHIRDLPRNAADVPAKYKSEPWARLGVNVEDNFEPLYIISPEKKSTVAELKDLLKDVDELYLATDGDREGEAIAWHLLETLKPRIPVKRMVFHEITEPAIRAAAEDPRDLDNDLVDAQETRRILDRLYGYEVSPVLWKKVAPKLSAGRVQSVATRIIVSRERERMAFRSAGYWDVTAELDASVSDPQAQPPRFTAKLNSVDGRRVATGRDFDSLGELKKPDEVLVLTESSAGALAAGLRGAQLAVSSVEQKPYTRRPYAPFMTSTLQQEAGRKLRFSSERTMSIAQRLYENGYITYMRTDSTTLSESAINAARNQARQLYGEEYVHPTPRQYTRKVKNAQEAHEAIRPAGDVFSTPGQLHSQLDNDEFRLYELIWQRTVASQMADARGTTLSLRISGQSSDGQQVVFSASGRTITFAGFLKAYVESIDDQAGGEADDAESRLPNLHQGQRVDAKELTADGHTTSPPARYTEASLIKALEDLGIGRPSTYSSIIKTIQDRGYVHKKGSALVPSWVAFAVIGLLEQHFSRLVDYGFTAAMEDELDEIAAGNERRTNWLNNFYFGGEHGVQDSIARSGGLKKLVGVNLEGIDAREVNSIKLFDDEQGRPIYVRVGKNGAYLERMVAGEDGELKPQRANLKDELTPDELTLELAEKLFATPQEGRSLGIDPATGHEVVAKDGRYGPYVTEVLPEPDEPDDGAGSTAKKGKKPTGPKPRTGSLLRSMDLETVTLDDALRLLSLPRVVGVDPNTGEEITAQNGRYGPYLKRGTDSRSLATEEQMFDITLDEALKIYAEPKRRGGQRAAAPPLRELGSDPATGKPMVIKDGRFGPYVTDGETNASLRKGDDVLSITDERAAELLADRRARGPVKRTKKAAAKKKAPTKKAGAAKSATSGRAKKS, encoded by the coding sequence GTGGCTGAGGGGGACCGCGGAAGCGGCCGCAACGGCAGCGTGAGGCGGCTCGTCATTGTCGAGTCGCCTACCAAGGCGCGGAAAATCGCCGGTTACCTGGGCTCCAATTACATCGTCGAGTCGTCCCGCGGACACATCCGTGACCTGCCGCGAAACGCCGCCGACGTGCCCGCGAAGTACAAATCGGAGCCGTGGGCCCGGCTCGGCGTCAACGTCGAGGACAACTTCGAACCGCTCTACATCATCAGCCCGGAGAAGAAGAGCACCGTCGCGGAGCTGAAAGACCTGCTCAAGGACGTTGACGAGCTCTATCTGGCCACGGACGGCGACCGCGAGGGCGAGGCCATCGCCTGGCACCTGCTCGAGACGCTGAAGCCGAGAATCCCGGTCAAGCGGATGGTGTTCCACGAGATCACCGAACCGGCCATCCGCGCCGCCGCGGAGGATCCGCGCGACCTGGACAACGACCTGGTCGACGCGCAGGAGACCCGGCGCATCCTGGACCGGCTGTACGGCTACGAGGTCAGTCCGGTGCTGTGGAAGAAGGTCGCGCCGAAGCTGTCGGCCGGGCGCGTGCAGTCCGTGGCGACCCGGATCATCGTCTCCCGCGAGCGCGAACGGATGGCGTTTCGCAGCGCGGGCTACTGGGACGTCACCGCCGAACTCGACGCCAGCGTCTCGGACCCGCAGGCGCAGCCGCCCAGGTTCACCGCCAAGCTGAACTCCGTCGACGGCCGTCGGGTGGCCACCGGGCGCGATTTCGACTCGCTCGGCGAGCTCAAGAAGCCCGACGAGGTGCTGGTGCTCACCGAGTCCAGCGCGGGCGCGCTGGCGGCCGGCCTGCGGGGCGCGCAGCTGGCCGTGTCGTCGGTGGAGCAGAAGCCGTACACCCGCCGGCCGTACGCGCCGTTCATGACCTCGACGCTGCAGCAGGAGGCGGGCCGCAAGCTGCGGTTCAGCTCGGAGCGCACGATGAGCATCGCGCAGCGGCTCTACGAGAACGGCTACATCACTTATATGCGTACCGACTCGACCACGCTGTCGGAGTCGGCGATCAACGCCGCACGCAACCAGGCGCGCCAGCTGTACGGCGAGGAGTACGTGCATCCGACCCCGCGCCAATACACCCGCAAGGTGAAGAACGCGCAAGAAGCCCACGAGGCGATCCGGCCCGCGGGCGACGTGTTCTCCACGCCGGGTCAGCTGCACAGCCAGCTCGACAACGACGAGTTCCGGCTCTACGAACTGATTTGGCAGCGCACGGTCGCCTCGCAGATGGCCGATGCGCGCGGCACGACGCTGTCGCTGCGGATCTCCGGTCAGTCCTCCGATGGCCAACAGGTGGTGTTCAGCGCGAGTGGCCGCACCATCACGTTCGCGGGCTTCCTCAAGGCGTACGTCGAGAGCATCGACGATCAGGCAGGCGGCGAGGCCGACGACGCCGAGAGCCGGCTGCCGAACCTGCACCAGGGCCAGCGCGTCGACGCCAAGGAACTGACGGCCGACGGGCACACGACCTCGCCGCCCGCCCGCTACACCGAGGCGTCGCTGATCAAGGCGCTGGAAGACCTCGGCATCGGGCGACCGTCGACGTATTCGTCGATCATCAAGACCATCCAGGACCGCGGTTACGTCCACAAGAAGGGCAGCGCGCTGGTGCCGTCGTGGGTGGCGTTCGCGGTGATCGGGCTGCTGGAGCAGCACTTCAGCCGGCTCGTCGACTACGGCTTCACCGCCGCCATGGAGGACGAACTCGACGAGATCGCCGCGGGTAACGAGCGACGGACCAACTGGCTCAACAACTTCTACTTCGGCGGCGAGCACGGTGTGCAGGACTCGATCGCCAGGTCGGGCGGGCTGAAGAAGCTCGTCGGCGTGAACCTCGAAGGCATCGACGCCCGAGAAGTCAACTCCATCAAGCTTTTTGACGACGAGCAGGGTCGGCCCATTTATGTTCGGGTCGGCAAGAACGGCGCGTATCTGGAGCGCATGGTCGCCGGTGAGGACGGCGAGCTCAAGCCGCAGCGGGCGAATCTGAAAGACGAGCTCACCCCCGACGAGTTGACGCTGGAGCTGGCCGAAAAGCTTTTCGCCACACCGCAAGAGGGTCGTTCGCTGGGGATCGACCCGGCCACGGGCCACGAGGTCGTCGCGAAGGATGGCCGGTACGGCCCGTATGTCACCGAGGTGCTGCCGGAGCCGGACGAACCGGACGACGGCGCAGGTTCGACCGCGAAGAAGGGCAAGAAGCCGACCGGCCCCAAGCCGCGTACCGGTTCGTTGCTGCGGTCGATGGATCTGGAGACGGTGACGCTCGACGATGCGTTGCGGCTGCTGTCGCTGCCGCGGGTGGTCGGCGTCGATCCGAACACCGGAGAAGAGATCACCGCGCAGAACGGTCGCTACGGCCCATATCTCAAGCGCGGCACCGACTCTCGCTCACTGGCGACCGAGGAGCAGATGTTCGACATCACGCTCGACGAGGCGCTGAAGATCTACGCGGAACCGAAACGCCGTGGCGGACAACGGGCTGCAGCGCCGCCGCTGCGTGAGCTCGGCAGTGATCCGGCGACGGGCAAGCCGATGGTGATCAAGGACGGGCGATTCGGGCCGTATGTCACCGACGGCGAGACGAACGCGAGCCTTCGCAAGGGCGACGACGTGCTGTCGATCACCGACGAGCGCGCCGCCGAACTGCTGGCCGACCGCCGCGCACGGGGCCCGGTCAAGCGGACCAAGAAGGCCGCTGCGAAGAAGAAGGCGCCAACCAAGAAGGCCGGAGCCGCGAAGTCGGCGACATCAGGCAGGGCGAAGAAGAGCTAG
- a CDS encoding TadE family type IV pilus minor pilin, producing MAALVVVLVLCVAGLTAVSMQVRCIDAAREAARLAARGDQSATVAAQRIAPDGAVVRIRRDGGHVVVTVTARSPMLPAVSIAAEAVAAAEPGMG from the coding sequence ATCGCTGCGCTGGTGGTTGTGCTGGTGTTGTGCGTCGCGGGGCTCACCGCTGTCTCGATGCAGGTGCGGTGCATCGACGCCGCGCGCGAGGCGGCCCGCCTCGCCGCGCGCGGTGATCAGTCGGCCACCGTTGCGGCGCAACGCATTGCACCGGACGGGGCGGTCGTGCGGATACGGCGCGACGGTGGGCACGTCGTCGTCACCGTCACGGCCCGGTCGCCGATGTTGCCGGCTGTCAGCATCGCGGCGGAGGCGGTCGCCGCGGCCGAACCTGGCATGGGCTGA
- a CDS encoding Rv3654c family TadE-like protein produces the protein MAWAERGSASLIAVAVMAILLALTAGGVYVGAAVVARHRAQAAADLAALAAAAHLADGADTACARAAALTDAMGTTMTGCVVEDLDVVVTVAAAVPLGRFGVGPARATAKAGPAEA, from the coding sequence CTGGCATGGGCTGAACGTGGATCAGCGAGCCTGATCGCGGTCGCGGTGATGGCAATCCTGTTGGCGCTCACCGCGGGTGGCGTCTACGTCGGCGCGGCGGTGGTCGCGCGGCACCGGGCTCAGGCGGCGGCTGACCTGGCGGCGTTGGCCGCCGCGGCGCATCTCGCGGACGGTGCGGACACGGCGTGCGCCCGCGCCGCCGCGCTCACGGACGCCATGGGCACGACCATGACCGGATGCGTGGTCGAAGACCTCGACGTCGTCGTCACCGTCGCCGCGGCGGTGCCGTTGGGCAGGTTCGGTGTGGGCCCGGCCCGTGCCACCGCGAAAGCGGGCCCGGCCGAGGCTTAA
- a CDS encoding DUF4244 domain-containing protein, which yields MAGDKIRTLWGRLTLLAVADDGMSTVEYAIGTIAAAAFGAILYTVITGDSIVSALTNIITRALNTNV from the coding sequence ATGGCAGGGGACAAGATTCGCACGCTGTGGGGCCGGTTGACGCTGCTGGCAGTCGCCGACGACGGGATGTCGACGGTCGAGTACGCGATCGGGACCATCGCCGCGGCGGCGTTCGGGGCGATCCTGTACACGGTGATCACCGGCGACTCGATTGTCAGCGCGTTGACCAACATCATCACCAGGGCGTTGAACACCAACGTCTAG
- a CDS encoding PAS domain-containing protein — protein sequence MTHDWLLVETLGSEPAVVAEGPRTKNLIPISAFLRRNPHLMAVQSAIGETVRAGLGLSSITPKNDRVIRTEVIKMSDGVIHGVHLWIGPPDLDPPERPIPGPLIWDLETGIATDTRESLWNSGWDPDRTPTQGRAFADDLPRRELNPSEAKVLCMAIKPEVGTTFASTWDISDFNREPITIGFVSRVVQESQDDGTEKLICRAMNWRSIPEDSDAPRDQLAQRILDGLAQPGVHRCLVDLQNWTLLKWLDDPAPFFDWRATMTGNRAVHPADRGRMLEMTGDFVPTGTASGVLRMVANGGGWTPVHVTVNRIQLDNDVYAGLATLRVPTETEIAAAKLVDIGDTARR from the coding sequence ATGACCCACGACTGGCTGCTCGTGGAGACACTTGGCAGCGAGCCCGCCGTGGTGGCAGAAGGCCCTCGGACCAAGAATCTCATCCCGATCAGCGCGTTCTTGAGACGCAACCCCCACCTGATGGCCGTTCAGTCGGCCATCGGTGAAACCGTGCGCGCCGGCCTCGGGCTGAGCAGCATCACGCCGAAGAACGACCGCGTGATTCGTACTGAAGTGATCAAGATGTCCGACGGAGTGATCCACGGTGTCCACCTGTGGATCGGTCCGCCGGACCTCGATCCGCCCGAACGGCCGATACCCGGACCGCTGATCTGGGACCTCGAGACGGGCATCGCCACCGACACCCGCGAGTCGCTGTGGAACAGCGGATGGGACCCCGACCGGACGCCGACGCAGGGCAGGGCGTTCGCCGACGATCTGCCGCGCCGTGAGCTCAATCCGAGCGAAGCGAAGGTGCTGTGCATGGCGATCAAGCCCGAAGTCGGCACGACGTTCGCCAGCACCTGGGACATCAGCGATTTCAATCGTGAGCCGATCACCATTGGATTCGTGTCGCGGGTGGTGCAGGAAAGCCAGGATGACGGCACCGAGAAGCTGATCTGCCGAGCGATGAATTGGCGCAGCATTCCCGAGGATTCTGATGCGCCACGCGACCAGCTGGCGCAGCGCATCCTCGACGGTCTGGCGCAACCCGGCGTGCACCGGTGCCTGGTCGATCTGCAGAATTGGACGCTGTTGAAGTGGCTGGACGACCCGGCGCCGTTCTTCGACTGGCGCGCCACCATGACCGGCAACCGCGCCGTGCATCCGGCCGACCGCGGCCGAATGCTGGAGATGACAGGTGATTTCGTTCCAACGGGCACCGCGTCGGGTGTCCTTCGGATGGTGGCCAACGGCGGCGGATGGACACCGGTTCACGTGACAGTCAATAGGATTCAGCTCGACAACGACGTCTACGCGGGCCTGGCGACGCTGCGTGTCCCCACCGAGACGGAAATCGCCGCCGCCAAACTGGTCGACATCGGCGACACCGCCAGGCGTTAA